A stretch of the Ictidomys tridecemlineatus isolate mIctTri1 chromosome 5, mIctTri1.hap1, whole genome shotgun sequence genome encodes the following:
- the Naa20 gene encoding N-alpha-acetyltransferase 20 isoform X1: MTTLRAFTCDDLFRFNNINLDPLTETYGIPFYLQYLAHWPEYFIVAEAPGGELMGYIMGKAEGSVAREEWHGHVTALSVAPEFRRLGLAAKLMELLEEISERKGGFFVDLFVRVSNQVAVNMYKQLGYSVYRTVIEYYSASNGEPDEDAYDMRKALSRDTEKKSIIPLPHPVRPEDIE, encoded by the exons ATGACCACGCTCCGGGCCTTCACGTGCGACGACCTGTTTCGCTTCAACAACAT taACTTGGACCCACTTACAGAAACt TATGGGATTCCTTTTTACTTACAGTACCTCGCCCACTGGCCAGAGTATTTCATCGTTGCAGAGGCACCTGGTGGAGAATTAATGGGTTATA TTATGGGGAAAGCAGAAGGCTCAGTAGCCAGGGAAGAATGGCATGGGCACGTCACAGCTCTGTCTGTTGCCCCTGAATTTCGACGTCTTGGTTTGGCTGCTAAACTTATGGAGTTATTAGAGGAGATTTCAGAAAG aaagggtgGATTTTTTGTTGATCTCTTTGTAAGAGTATCTAACCAAGTTGCAGTCAACATGTACAAGCAATTGGGCTACAGTGTGTATAGGACGGTCATAGAGTACTATTCAGCCAGCAACGGGGAGCCCGATGAGGATGCTTATG ATATGAGGAAGGCACTTTCCAGGGACACTGAGAAGAAATCCATCATACCATTACCTCATCCTGTGAGGCCTGAAGACATTGAATAA
- the Naa20 gene encoding N-alpha-acetyltransferase 20 isoform X2: protein MGYIMGKAEGSVAREEWHGHVTALSVAPEFRRLGLAAKLMELLEEISERKGGFFVDLFVRVSNQVAVNMYKQLGYSVYRTVIEYYSASNGEPDEDAYDMRKALSRDTEKKSIIPLPHPVRPEDIE from the exons ATGGGTTATA TTATGGGGAAAGCAGAAGGCTCAGTAGCCAGGGAAGAATGGCATGGGCACGTCACAGCTCTGTCTGTTGCCCCTGAATTTCGACGTCTTGGTTTGGCTGCTAAACTTATGGAGTTATTAGAGGAGATTTCAGAAAG aaagggtgGATTTTTTGTTGATCTCTTTGTAAGAGTATCTAACCAAGTTGCAGTCAACATGTACAAGCAATTGGGCTACAGTGTGTATAGGACGGTCATAGAGTACTATTCAGCCAGCAACGGGGAGCCCGATGAGGATGCTTATG ATATGAGGAAGGCACTTTCCAGGGACACTGAGAAGAAATCCATCATACCATTACCTCATCCTGTGAGGCCTGAAGACATTGAATAA
- the Naa20 gene encoding N-alpha-acetyltransferase 20 isoform X3 codes for MTTLRAFTCDDLFRFNNINLDPLTETYGIPFYLQYLAHWPEYFIVAEAPGGELMGYIMGKAEGSVAREEWHGHVTALSVAPEFRRLGLAAKLMELLEEISERYEEGTFQGH; via the exons ATGACCACGCTCCGGGCCTTCACGTGCGACGACCTGTTTCGCTTCAACAACAT taACTTGGACCCACTTACAGAAACt TATGGGATTCCTTTTTACTTACAGTACCTCGCCCACTGGCCAGAGTATTTCATCGTTGCAGAGGCACCTGGTGGAGAATTAATGGGTTATA TTATGGGGAAAGCAGAAGGCTCAGTAGCCAGGGAAGAATGGCATGGGCACGTCACAGCTCTGTCTGTTGCCCCTGAATTTCGACGTCTTGGTTTGGCTGCTAAACTTATGGAGTTATTAGAGGAGATTTCAGAAAG ATATGAGGAAGGCACTTTCCAGGGACACTGA